AACACAGGGATGTAGGTTGTTGTAAGGTTATCAAAGAACAGGCTTCAGGCTCGaaggggttaactatggcaaTATGTACATGTGGATTCATAGTTATACAGGCTACACAAGGTaatgcctcaatcatctctaagaccaaacaacttctatttcgctttgcaaacacacagggcaagttctaggtatcgcaTGCAAGCACAGAATACAAGTATTATCTCACACACACTTGGCATGTAACACATTCCGAATTAGTTTGTCAACACACTCACGTGAGCGTTCAAGAAAGACAAGGTGTTCAGAATTAAGGCATAAAATTACGAGTCTACAAACGAGCCTAGACGTCGCACCATCAAGTTCGTTTTAGTTATTTGCAGGTGTGTACATTACGGGTCGCATTCTTGCCTTTACCCATCTTGGTCCAATAGAGTCCTAAGGGtcctaaaaatatttaaaaaaaatctacctaacccggttcaagaaaagcctttggaaaagaaccgtggtcaaaagaaaaaccaaggaggaattactacactacctaaaaagaaaactaaaataaaaaaaaatctaaatggactacttccctcaagagtattgtccaagtggtccgtcctcaggaagagtctcctacatttatttattttacaaccaATGTATATGTACACTAACAATACACCACTAaagcaagtctcccaccccacacaaaaagaatatggcatgtccccatgtcataacacaaataaagtgcagaagggtaagaagacttccctgAGCGTCACTCGGAGTCGGAGACGGTGCTGGGATCCACATGACAAGCCCTCCCCAAAGCACGGAACCAAGCTATCATCCGGCTCTCAGACCTGGCATGCTGCTGAGACATGGCACCCATACGCACATGCAGGCCATCCACCGAGGAGCGAAGATCTGCCACCTCTTCCTCCAAAGAATGCAACATGGGTCGACTGGACTGTGATCTAGAGAACCCTGCCCCAGTATGGGGTCGCCGAGAGGATCCGGCTCCATCATAGGATCTCCTGGATGGTGCCATGGGTGCTGGGGCGTCATCCTCATCATCAAGCTCAATGGTTGTGGGTGCATCTCTGCCTACTGTGATCTTTGAAGCTCTGAATGCCGCTTTTACGGGCAAAGCTCCATTTGTAAGATTGGTGGGGACACCATCCAGCAGACACAACCTCGTCACAAGTGAGGGGAAGTAAAACCCCTTAGATAGCAGAGGTGACCGAAGGATCATTTCATCTCCAATAATTCTCGCCACATCAAAGTCTTTCTTGGTGATGAAGCACCACACCAATAGAGCTTGTAGGTGGTTCACATCTGTCGTGTTGCCCGTGGGTAATAACCGGCTGCAAATAATGGTGAACCAGCACTTAGCCTCATGTGTGAACGACTTGGAGTGAAGGGTAATGTTTTCCTGTAGCCAGATTGGTCGACCCCCTGCGCATATTGTCACAATCATAATGTCCCAAGTGACCCCTTGGGTGTCGTGGTAATGATCAATGTCACCAGTGAACTGGGGCAGCCGCAAGACCTGGAGAATCTTCAGAATTGAGGCATCCACCACCCTGCCCCGCACAATCACAGACCGACACAAATTTTTCGGGCAGTTCGCGTAGAACTCCTGGACTATCATCGGGTTTGTCGTCTCAGGTTCATCAAACAAGAACTTCATCTCCCTCCATCTGATTTCCTCATACATGTCTGCTTTTTCCATACGGAGGGCAGCCCTGTCAACAAGAATCTCAGGGATAAAGCTTTTGGGGGCCTTAGCGTGAAACGCGTCCTCGGCATCCTGTTACTGGAACCTGGTGGCATCATATGTTGGCATTTGGGAAGTGCTTGCCGAGCTCCTTCGCCTTTTTCGGGCCATATTACCTGCAGATAATTCAGGGTAACAATCAGATGCATCCTAACCTGTGCCAGTCGGATGGGTACTTAGACTTCGCCACCTGATGGCACCAAACAGTTTCCTTTTGTCAAACAATGTCAGTATACCCAATTAGTAAGGTGCCCAAAGTGGACAACCTCCACTATTGCCCTCACACCACTATTAATTCTACAATTCCGCCATATAATACCCCACACAATCTCCTACAAGTGAATCATGTCAAATGCTACCACCACCACAAACTAAGAAGGGCACAAAGTGCACCAAAATTTTACAACACACCCCCAATTTTCGGCCATTTAGACCCCTCTACCAAGCTTCACCCTAAAAAACTTGTTTAGGCCTCCATACCTTCTAAAAATCGCCCACAAGTTAAACACAATGAAAACCCAACCATTTAAACATCAATCATGGCCAAAAGAAGCAAATAATggataaaaggaaagaaaagaaagaaagaaaaaaaataaaaaaaaattacgcTAAAACACTACACTAAGTTAtgtaaagaaagagaaaaaaatagagaAGCCTACCTTGAGAAAGAATGGAAGGAATAGGTTGTGGAGAGAGAGAGATGGAGAAGAAAATGAGGGGAAACAATGGGGGTTTGAGAGATAGAAGATGGTgtaaaagagagaagagaagagagaaggGGATGGGGAATGTGGGTGGTttgaagaaaagaagggtttgGGGGAATAGTAGGGGGTTAGGGTTATTAAAAAATGAAAGGGggggagaaaataaaaaaaaggaaaaaaaatctgcACTTACCTGGCCCGCGCTGGTCTgccgcggtcctaccgcggttaTGCTGGGACCGTGGTAGACCCTTTTCAGAGGGTGTATTTGACCGCGGTCCTATCGCGGGTACGCTGGGACCGCGGTAGACTTCTTTCAGAGGAGGTCCTTGACCGCGGTCCGACCGCGGTTACGCTGGGACCGTGGTCTGGGCGTGTTCCTACTACTTTTTTTTTGAAGTTATGCATTACACTTACAACacattcgtgggttgcctcccacgcagcgcctgatttaacgtcgcggtacgacacagatgagcgcatttaaggctcgctcgacctctatGGTTCAGTCAGGTGTAGCTCAGACACTTCCTTTGGTTTGCTCATGCCCACATATAGTttcaatctctgcccattgactctaaatgtacgaTAGTCTTTCTCTATGGAAATCTCGACAGCACCTGAAGGGAAAACTTCGACCACtctaaatggtccagaccatcgtgacctGAGTTTACCCGGAAATAGCCTTAATCGTGAGTTATAAAGAAACACCATATCTCCAGGATTGAAATTTCGCTCCACAATGTTCTTGTCAttcaacctcttcattctttccttgtacaaccttgtgctctcaaaagcaagatgtctgaactcgtcgagctcatgcaattctgtgatCCTCGTTGTGCCCGCAGCCTCGATGTCTAGATTCAgctgtttcagtgcccaccacgctctatgttcaagttccactggcaaatggcaggccttcccgaacactaacttatatggtgacataccaatcggtgttttaaaagcagttctataggcccagagtgcatcatctgaCTTTTTCGTCCAATCAATTCTTATGGCATTCACAGTCTTGGTtagcacactctttatctctctgttggacacttcaacctgcccactagtttgcgggtgataaggggtagccaccttgtggcgtacatcatactttgcaagcaacttctcgaaagctctattacagaagtgagtgcctccgtcactgataatcgctcttggtgtcccaaatctggtgaatatgttcttcttcaaaaaccccaccaccaATCTTGCATCACTAGTGGGCAAcgctgcagcttctacccatttggacacgtaatccacagcaacaagtatgtacttattgtcataggagctgacgaagggacccatgaagtcaatcccccagacataaaatacttccacctcttgaattgggttcatgggcatctcatggcgacgggaaatgttcccggtccgctgacatttattgcagcccttcacccattagtgcgcatctttaaacactgttggccaaaagaatCCGGCCTCAAGCACTTTCGCAGTTGTCATGACCCCTCCAAAATTCCTCCAAAAGCCgatgcgtgacaagcctgcaaaacagaagattgttctatctcggggacacacctccagatcatattgtcaacacaaattctaaacaggtaaggctcatcccaataatacatgcggcagtcacgataaaacgttttcttttgtacagatgaaaggtcatagggaactataccggAGGCTAGGTAATTTGCAaaatctgcataccatggcgctttCTCAAGATTAGTAGCGAGTAgttgctcgtctggaaaggtttccagaatatcttcaacctcaactgcattttcagctccctcaagtcgtgatagatgatcagcgacttggttctctgtgcccttacggtcacgaattttaaggtcgaattcttgcagcagcaacacccaacgaatcaggcgcgGCTTAGACTTCTTCTGCGGTTCCTTCTGCTTCTGCGACTCCTCTTCCGTGTATACGGcgtcacacctgcggtccccaatccgcatgtgCGGAAATACTAGAAGCAACAAAAAAATCTGCAGCTGCAACAATTtctcaaactctccgtcaaccatcagAAATCACCCCgatgcccccgggacctcaaccaaaagcaccaacatatcctaaaaccttattcaaacttataccaatcttcaaaatacctcaaacaacatcaaatcgaccaaaacacatcggattcaagcctaacttcataaaatcttctgaattctgcttttgatcaaaaacctaaccaaaccacgtccgaatgacctaaaattttgcacacacatcccaaatgacacaacagaactactgcaactctcggaattccattctgacccctatatcaaaatctcgcctaccaaccgaaaattgccaaaatatcaacttcgtcaattcaagcctaaatctactccaaaccttcaaaactcattccgatcgcgctcctaagtctcaaatcacctctcgaagctatctaaaccatcgaaactcacatccgagacctctaacacataagtcaacatccggttgacttttccaacttaagctttctcaaaagagactaagtgtctcaaaccttaccaaaatcattcctgattcgatctgaccaacccgagatcacataacatggataaacaaagcataaagaagcggaaataggaaaaataaagcggtaattcatgagacgactggtcgggtcatcacatcttcccaaacttaaacaaacgttcgtcctcgaacgagtcaagaaacatacctgaagcctcaaactggtgaggatatctgctccgcatctcccgctcggtctcccaggtagcctcctccatgggccgacctctccactgcactttcattgaagctatatcctttgacctcaactttcgaacctgacgacccaaaatagctactggctccatatcataagtcaaatcatcatccaaatgaaccgtgctgaaatccaaaacatgagacgaatccccaatatactcccagagcatagaaacatgaaatatcgaatgcacactcgacaagctaggtggcaaaacaagcttataagccaccacatcaatcctccgaagcaccttaaaaggcccaatgaaccgaggactcaatttccctttcttcccaaatctcataatacccttcatgggtgaaaccttcaatagaaccttcttaCCAACCATGTTGGATACATCCTGAACCTTCCTATCaacatagctcttttgcctcgactgcgctgtacgaagcctctcctgaattaccttcaactTTTCTAAAGTATCatacaccaagtctgtccctcatagcctagcctcaccaggctcgaaccaaccaactagagatctacaccgcctcccatacaaagcctcatatggagcgatctgaatactcgaccggtagctgttgttataagcaaactctgcaagcggtagaaactgatcccatgaccctccgaaatcaatgacacaagaacgcaacatgtccttcaatatctgaatagtgcattcGGACTCTCCGTCCgtatgagggtgaaaagttgtgctcaactcaacttgagtacccaactctcgatgcacagacctccaaaactgcgaagtaaactgagtgcccctatctgagatgatggaaactgggacaccatgcaaatttacaatctctcggatatagatctctgccaatcgctttgaagaataggtagtacacacaggaatgaagtgcgcagacttggtcagccgatccacaatcacccaaatagcattgaactttctcaaagtttgtggaagttcaacaacaaagtccatagtgatcctctcccacttccactcgggaatatccatctgctgaagcaagtcacccggtctctgatgctcatatttcacctattgacaattgagacaccgagctaccaatcccacaatatctttcttcattcttctccaccaataatgttgcctcaaatcctgatacatcctcacggcacccggatgaatggaatatcgcgagttatgggcctcctctagaatcaactcttgaagcccatccacattgggcatacaaATCCGGCCCcgtatcctcaacaccccatcatcacctatagtcacatccctagcatcatcatgctgaactctgtccttaaggacaagcaaatgtgaaTCATCATattagcgctctctgatgcgatcatataaggaagaccaagaaaccacacaagccaatacccgactgggctccaaaacatttaatctcacgaaccgattggccaaggcctgaacatcaactgcaagacgTCTcttcccaactggaatatatgtcaaactccccatacttactgcctttcagctcaaagcatcggccactacgttggcctttcccagatggtataatatagtgataccATAAtgcttaagcaactccaaccacctatgctgcctcaaattgagatccttctgcttgaacaagtgctggaggctacgatgatcagtaaacacctcacaagacacaccatacaagtaatgcctccaaattttcaacgcgtgcactatggcaaccaactccaaatcatgaacggggtagttcttcttatggggcttcaactgaagagaagcataagcaataactctaccctcatgcatcaaaacacaaccaatactcactcttgaagcatcacaatacatggtatatgaacctgaagctgatggcaaaacaaacactagagttgtggtcaaagctgtcttgagcttttgaaagctctcctcactcgtccgaccatacaaatgaagcacccttctaagtcaacttggtcaagggcgatgcgatagatgagaacccctgaacaaaccggcgataatagcctgccaaaccaagaaagctgcgaatctttgtggctgagaacggtctgggccaactctgaaccgcctctatcttcttcggatcaacctgaataccttcgctggacaccacgtgccccaagagagccactgaattgagccaaaactcacacttgaaaAATTTTGCATAACGTTTCTCCTCCCCCAATCTCTAAAACACAACTCCCCCAATCTCTAAAACACAactcctttccgaactcgatctgaccaacccgataccacataacacggataaacaaagcataacgaagcagaaataggaaaaatggagcggtaactcatgagacgactgtccGGATCATCACATGAAAGTATCATATCGTCCATTATAATCAGGAGCTAAGTTCAAGAGGTGTTTTACGTATTAAAACGTGTTTGCTCCATGCTACCACAAATTCGAGTTTAAACTTCTCTACATTACTACAAGATACCACATATATCTTCCAGAGCATGTCATTTTACCTATTTCACCTTCCTCTAGAAATTGCTCcatcttttgcatttttctaGCAACTTCCTCTAACTGTAGGCATCTTCTCTGAGTTTTCATTTGTTTGCTCCTCAAGTTTATCTGCTGCAAAATCTATATCTCTGCATTTAGGTGATCAATATCTCTTTCACACCGTAAGAGAGGGAAATCTAGGTGACACTTAAAGTTTTTACGCGTAATAAGTACTGCATTACATTTCTCAATTTCCACACGTATAATATTAGTGGTTTACAACATATCCTAGGGTGCGCAATGCTTCAGCATGAAATCATCTTGTCCAACAGAAAGAAGGATGCTTCCAATCCTGTCAGTTATATATGAAACATGAATCAATAACTTTCATAATGAGCAAGTTGTAAGCTATAGTTATGAATAATTATATCCTGCAACATTTCAAGTACGTAGCTCTGCAAATGGCATATAAAATATCACATATTAACATAACCCATCTAAAAAGATGACATCTTTATAACGGGGAGAAGCATGACTAGTTTTGATAAACAGTGGGGAAACTGTAACAGGCATGACCAGGTTCGACAAATAGTGCAAAaaatccctcccccccccccccccaaaaaaaaaaaataagaactaCCATGAGTTGTACTCACATGACATATAATTCAAAACACAAGCAACATCGTAAAAATTGGAAAAGTGTCAGCATCATGTACTatgtctttcttttctttctttttggtttCTCATTCCTACATTTTTGCCAAGTCAGTGTCATATCCAACAGGTTGACGTACCTATAAGTAGCGAATAAAGGGGCTTAGTTTATGAGCAATTCATTTCCAGTGAAGAACGATTAGCAGCAATGAAGGAAGCTTTATTCGTGTCCTGCAATAACGCTTCTATGCAAGAGGCACACAGGTTTGCTTTTGATCAAGCTGATGACTTCTAAGGCCATTTCCTTGCAACCAAGATTATCTTTCTTAGTCCAGTTGAACAATTTCTTCTAACCGGTTTAACGTTCTAGTTCTTTATTTTTCCTATATATACTATTGTTTAAGGTTGCTGGGTTTGTCTTTTTATTAGTTCACCTAAATTTACCTGCTTTCGTATAAAAAGAAATTTAATTTTCCCCTGCGATTAATTTCTACATTTCTCTTAAAACTTCTCATTCTCTAAACCTTTTTTCTTGGTCATTGAGCAATCCTCTTTTAAGAAATTTTTTGTTCAATATGAAGAATTATTGTAATACAATTTTTTAAAGGTATTTTGAAATATAATTTTTGGAGAAATAACTAATCCTTAATCCTTCCACTGGCATAGTGCTAATAATACTTCCGAATTACAATAAGCAGGAGATATATTATCACTCGATTTCACTTAGTAAGATGGAGTAGTTGTTAAAACcgtttatttaaatttgatataagTTTCTTATCAGAATGTTTCTTGCTCAAGCATAACCTCGCATTTTCAAATAAGTTAAAAGGCCACCAAGTAGATTTGATACAAACCGGGATTCATGCTATAAACTTACAAAGATCCACATAGATAGTAAGGTTACATGAAAGTCTCAATCATTATcactttcttattatttttaggTTGACATGTTTCACCATTGATATTTTGTATCCCATGTTATTCACAGTACAGTACTTCATAATTATCCCAACACACAAAGATACAGACATATAGATTGACTTTAACCAGATCAACACAAGTGCTTTCGTTCATTTGCAAATGCCCTAACTTTTAACACTGATCAACACTTAACAATCTAATGgtaaacataaaaatcaaaacTTCCTCTACTGTCTAGTTACTAATCATATTCTCTATGTAAAAATGGAAAACTTCCTAAATTCCATTAGAGAAAGTCTTTGATAGAACTATAATTTGACAACGTAAATATTTGAATGCTGCACAACCAGTAAAAATGAATGTCCTATATGGAGATTAACATATTCACCAACTTCCTATTATTATTATCCCATATTACTTTGGTTAGAATAAGATGGGCAAGAAAGCATCTCATCATAAACTAAATTCTGACGATATAATATGTTAAGAAGAAATATGGAAAAATGAGGTCATGAAAAGTTGATAGTGCTATATATCAATCCCATATCTTACTCTGTGGACAATAAGTTAACCTTAGCAACCCTAAGTCTATTGGATGTCACTGAATGATGGGAAAAAATACAAATTAACAACTACGCCTCAGTTACAGAAGCAAAATTAAGTTGTGGTGAATACATACTTGTTACTGGTATATTACATACTGGTATATGACAACTACATGAAATAATATATCCTCAACAGCCGTCCATGACATGTAATGTAAATAACAGGAGGAGGTTTCTGCCAAAGGTTGAActaatttatagccacacaaaatataatgccttattttgtgtggctataaaataaggcacatatattttgtgtggctataaataaGGCACATAGTCAGTGGTTAAGTTTTGGGTTTGATGGACACGTCTCATTAGGTATGTTTAAAGTCCAAATTGCCCTCAAATACAAATGTAATGCCAATAAGCTAATACGTCGAAACTTTAAGCTCTTCTATTACTAGCAAAAGCACTAACAAACAGTAATCATTCAAATTTTTTGGCTTTTCCACATAACTGAATCTCATATTAAATCTACAACGAATAGAAAGTTCAATACCTCTCAACACTTTTTGGAAGGAGGAATTTTCATTTCCACCTTATCTGTTTGTTTTAGATTTCTTTCTGAAGATCTTAATTTAGAAGAAAAAAGGGGGTTTTATCTTCCAATGTTGTTTGATTATTTGATCTAGACTAAATACTATACTAATTAAGCAAACAAATACTTGATCTTCTCCAGCATGGTAGCCTTAAACATGAACTACCTGATAGGGCATGCATGATTGTCTCTAGCACTTAAATTGGTGTAATTCTTCTCGTTCTACACCAAAGGTTGAActaatttatagccacacaaaatataatgccttattttgtgtggctataaaataacgcacatatattttgtgtggctataaataaGGCACATATTCAGTGGTTAAGTTTTGGGTTTGATGGACACGTCTCATTAGGTATGTTTAAAGTCCAAATTGCCCTCAGATACAAATGTAATGCCAATAAGCTAATACGTCGAAACTTTAAGCTCTTCTATTACTAGCAAAAGCACTAACAAACAGTAATCATTCAAAT
This genomic stretch from Nicotiana sylvestris chromosome 9, ASM39365v2, whole genome shotgun sequence harbors:
- the LOC104221879 gene encoding uncharacterized protein isoform X2, with translation MVGKKVLLKVSPMKGIMRFGKKGKLSPRFIGPFKVLRRIDVVAYKLVLPPSLSSVHSIFHVSMLWEYIGDSSHVLDFSTVHLDDDLTYDMEPVAILGRQVRKLRSKDIASMKVQWRGRPMEEATWETEREMRSRYPHQFEASGYIQ
- the LOC104221879 gene encoding uncharacterized protein isoform X1, whose product is MEKADMYEEIRWREMKFLFDEPETTNPMIVQEFYANCPKNLCRSVIVRGRVVDASILKILQVLRLPQFTGDIDHYHDTQGVTWDIMIVTICAGGRPIWLQENITLHSKSFTHEAKCWFTIICSRLLPTGNTTDVNHLQALLVWCFITKKDFDVARIIGDEMILRSPLLSKGFYFPSLVTRLCLLDGVPTNLTNGALPVKAAFRASKITVGRDAPTTIELDDEDDAPAPMAPSRRSYDGAGSSRRPHTGAGFSRSQSSRPMLHSLEEEVADLRSSVDGLHVRMGAMSQQHARSESRMIAWFRALGRACHVDPSTVSDSE